One stretch of Schistocerca nitens isolate TAMUIC-IGC-003100 chromosome 11, iqSchNite1.1, whole genome shotgun sequence DNA includes these proteins:
- the LOC126212817 gene encoding zinc finger protein 239-like — MNRNHQVSAAGNHGKHDCENEQQIKQEVSVVEQTEKQYSSSQKIQNTLKDSFNAICNASTMTHAGEKADRSDDDSNLSTGGNVKGYAIVCTAKNGYSCGVCGKTFARASACKRHTAVHSDERPHRCNVCGLAFAQVSDIEIHQAVHSDDKVHKCEICGKSFTQLGYLKMHALIHTGMTPHRCDVCGKFFTQLSTLKSHSLVHTQKEPHKCDICGKSFAEFDTFKAHSLIHTGKKPHKCEICGKSFDELSALNRHELKHAGKNPYICDICGKDFALSGSLKRHLAVHTGYKPHQCQICGKSFTDLGHLKVHIVIHTGERPHICDICGKTFSHLSSLRRHLGIHTNVPLDAHKLR, encoded by the coding sequence ATGAATAGGAATCATCAAGTCTCAGCTGCTGGCAATCATGGGAAACATGACTGTGAAAATGAGCAACAAATCAAGCAAGAAGTTTCTGTTGTGGAACAAACTGAGAAACAGTATTCGTCCTCCCAGAAAATACAGAATACTTTGAAGGACTCCTTTAATGCCATATGTAATGCAAGTACCATGACACATGCTGGAGAGAAAGCAGACAGAAGTGATGATGACAGCAATTTATCGACAGGTGGTAATGTCAAGGGCTATGCCATTGTCTGCACTGCAAAGAATGGATACAGTTGTGGTGTTTGTGGCAAAACATTTGCACGGGCTAGTGCTTGTAAGAGGCACACAGCAGTGCACAGTGATGAAAGACCACACAGATGTAATGTTTGTGGACTAGCCTTTGCTCAGGTTAGTGATATCGAAATACATCAAGCTGTACACTCTGATGATAAAGTACACAAATGCGAAATTTGTGGCAAATCTTTTACTCAGTTGGGTTATCTCAAAATGCACGCATTAATACACACTGGAATGACACCCCACAGATGTGATGTATGTGGCAAATTTTTTACTCAGTTGAGTACACTGAAGAGTCATTCATTGGTACACACTCAAAAAGAACCCCACAAATGTGATATCTGTGGCAAATCTTTTGCTGAGTTTGATACTTTCAAGGCCCACTCATTGATACACACAGGGAAGAAACCACATAAATGCGAAATCTGTGGCAAATCTTTTGATGAGCTATCTGCTCTCAACAGGCACGAATTGAAACACGCCGGAAAGAACCCATACATTTGTGACATTTGTGGAAAAGATTTTGCTCTGTCGGGCAGTCTGAAAAGGCATCTTGCAGTACATACTGGATACAAACCACATCAGTGTCAAAtttgtggaaaatcatttactGATTTGGGGCATCTCAAGGTCCATATAGTAATACACACTGGAGAGAGGCCTCACATATGTGATATTTGTGGCAAAACTTTTTCCCATTTGAGCAGTCTGAGGAGGCATCTAGGAATACACACAAATGTGCCACTTGACGCACATAAACTTCGTTAA